From the genome of Vicia villosa cultivar HV-30 ecotype Madison, WI linkage group LG2, Vvil1.0, whole genome shotgun sequence, one region includes:
- the LOC131652634 gene encoding vacuolar-sorting receptor 1, with protein sequence MKCWRLSAILFLGFLLTSMSTARFVVEKNSLSVTSPEKIKGKHDSAIGNFGIPQYGGSMAGNVVYPKDNSKGCKDFDSSFKSRPGALPTILLLDRGNCFFALKVWNAQKAGASAVLVADDIEEPLITMDTPEEDGSSAKYIENITIPSALIGKSFGEKLKDAISGGDMVNVNLDWREAVPHPDDRVEYELWTNSNDECGVKCDMLIEFLKDFKGAAQILEKGGYTQFTPHYITWYCPHAFTLSKQCKSQCINHGRYCAPDPEQDFNSGYDGKDVVVENLRQLCVFKVAKETEKSWVWWDYVTDFQIRCPMKEKKYNKECANSVIKSLGLDTAKIDKCMGDPDADTENSILKEEQDAQIGKGSRGDVTILPTLVVNNRQYRGKLEKGAVLKAICSGFEETTDPAVCLSNDVETNECLTNNGGCWQDKTANITACKDTFRGRVCECPLVDGVQFKGDGYTTCQVSGPGRCKINNGGCWHEARNGHAFSACLDDGGVRCQCPAGFKGDGVKNCEDIDECKDKKACQCPECSCKNTWGSYNCSCSGDLLYIKDQDTCISKTASQAKSTWAAFWVILIALAMIAGGGFLVYKYRIRQYMDSEIRAIMAQYMPLDSQEVPNHGNHQRG encoded by the exons atgaagtgtTGGAGATTATCGGCGATTCTGTTTCTAGGGTTTCTGTTGACTAGCATGTCAACGGCGAGATTCGTGGTGGAAAAGAACAGTTTGTCGGTAACTTCGCCGGAGAAAATCAAAGGCAAGCACGATAGTGCGATCGGGAACTTCGGAATACCTCAATACGGTGGTAGCATGGCCGGAAACGTTGTTTACCCTAAGGATAACAGTAAGGGCTGTAAAGACTTCGATTCGTCTTTCAAATCACGTCCTGGTGCTCTTCCGACTATCCTTTTGCTCGATCGTGGAA ATTGCTTCTTTGCTTTGAAGGTTTGGAATGCTCAGAAGGCTGGAGCTTCGGCGGTTCTTGTTGCGGATGATATAGAGGAACCTTTGATTACTATGGATACGCCGGAGGAGGATGGATCTTCTGCTAAGTACATTGAGAATATTACGATACCTTCTGCTCTTATTGGAAAGAGTTTTGGTGAGAAGTTGAAGGATGCTATCAGTGGTGGGGATATGGTTAATGTTAATCTTGACTGGAGAGAGGCTGTTCCTCACCCTGATGATCGTGTTGAGTATGAGTTGTGGACCAACAGTAATGATGAGTGTGGAGTTAAGTGTGATATGTTGATTGAATTTTTGAAGGATTTTAAGGGTGCCGCGCAGATTTTAGAGAAAGGGGGTTATACTCAGTTTACACCTCATTATATAACTTGGTACTGTCCTCATGCCTTTACGTTGAGTAAGCAGTGTAAGTCTCAGTGTATAAACCATGGAAGATATTGCGCTCCGGATCCTGAGCAGGACTTCAACTCAGGTTATGATGGGAAAGATGTGGTTGTTGAAAATTTACGGCAGCTATGTGTTTTCAAGGTGGCAAAAGAAACAGAAAAGTCTTGGGTGTGGTGGGACTATGTTACTGATTTTCAAATTAGATGCCCGATGAAGGAGAAAAAGTACAATAAGGAATGTGCAAATTCCGTCATTAAATCTCTAG GTCTTGACACCGCTAAGATTGACAAGTGCATGGGAGATCCTGATGCTGATACTGAAAATTCTATTTTGAAAGAAGAGCAAGATGCCCAA ATTGGGAAGGGATCACGTGGTGATGTTACCATATTGCCTACTCTTGTTGTCAATAACAGACAATATCGAG GTAAATTGGAGAAAGGGGCCGTTCTAAAGGCTATCTGTTCTGGGTTTGAGGAAACTACTGACCCAGCTGTTTGTTTGAGCAATG ATGTGGAAACAAATGAGTGTTTGACAAACAACGGGGGTTGCTGGCAGGATAAAACAGCTAATATCACTGCATGCAAG GATACATTCCGTGGACGAGTATGTGAATGCCCCTTGGTTGATGGTGTGCAATTCAAAGGAGACGGTTATACAACTTGTCAAG TTAGTGGACCTGGGCGTTGCAAGATTAACAATGGAGGCTGTTGGCATGAAGCCCGAAACGGACATGCTTTTTCTGCTTGTTTG GATGATGGGGGAGTTAGATGTCAGTGTCCTGCCGGGTTTAAAGGTGATGGTGTAAAAAATTGTGAAG ACATTGATGAATGCAAAGATAAGAAAGCTTGTCAGTGCCCTGAATGTAGCTGCAAGAATACTTGGGGCAGCTATAACTGCAGTTGTAGTGGAGATCTTCTGTATATCAAAGACCAGGATACATGCATCA GTAAAACTGCCAGTCAGGCAAAATCTACCTGGGCTGCGTTTTGGGTAATTTTGATTGCCCTGGCTATGATTGCTGGAGGAGGATTCCTTGTGTATAAATATAGAATTAGG CAATACATGGATTCTGAAATCAGAGCAATCATGGCACAATATATGCCCTTGGACAGCCAAGAGGTTCCAAATCACGGAAATCATCAAAGAGGTTGA
- the LOC131652635 gene encoding transcription factor bHLH84-like, translated as MEPAELISQEWSSLSGLYTAEESDFMNQLLGNCSLPQHPNQNSDFGTESAFWPAHDSTTVTVTKNNNYSNFAAQFPSSTSDTSCINNTLTSFEYIAMGLSVDDSKFGPYTTQPNEQFLANKKLQSPKEHEILVSEPEENTVRKENSMKRSRSSNEVSRSKRNVKCRKNMRCGSRSTDDLTLISCCSEDESNSSHELHGGSCSSLSQNDSTALKLSGKSRSSRGAATDPQSLYARKRRERINERLRILQNLVPNGTKVDISTMLEEAVQYVKFLQLQIKLLSSDDLWMYSPIAYNGMNIGQELGITPAKETKDMQ; from the exons ATGGAACCTGCTGAGCTTATTTCTCAAGAATGGAGTTCTCTTAGTGGACTCTACACTGCTGAGGAATCTGATTTCATGAATCAGTTACTTGGTAACTGCTCACTCCCACAACACCCCAATCAAAACTCCGATTTCGGAACTGAATCTGCATTTTGGCCAGCACACGATTCCACAACAGTTACTGTCACAAAAAATAACAACTATTCTAACTTTGCTGCTCAATTTCCTAGCTCAACTTCTGATACTAGTTGCATTAACAATACATTAACCAGCTTTGAGTATATTGCTATGGGACTTTCCGTAGATGATTCCAAATTCGGTCCATATACAACACAACCTAATGAACAATTTCTAGCTAACAAGAAATTGCAGTCCCCAAAGGAACATGAAATACTAGTTTCTGAGCCAGAAGAGAACACCGTACGAAAAGAAAATTCAATGAAAAGATCTAGGAGCTCGAATGAG GTCTCCAGGAGCAAGAGGAATGTTAAATGTAGGAAGAATATGAGATGTGGTTCTAGAAGCACTGACGATCTGACCTTAATCAGTTGTTGTTCAGAGGATGAGTccaattcttctcatgaactacATGGAGGGTCATGTTCAAGTTTGAGCCAGAATGATTCCACAGCTTTGAAGTTAAGTGGTAAATCAAGATCTAGTCGAGGTGCTGCTACTGATCCACAAAGCCTATATGCAAGA aaaagaagagagagaataaaTGAAAGGCTGCGAATCTTACAAAACCTTGTCCCCAATGGAACTAAG GTGGATATCAGCACCATGCTTGAGGAAGCTGTTCAATATGTGAAGTTTTTACAGCTTCAAATTAAG CTTCTAAGCTCTGATGATTTGTGGATGTACTCTCCCATTGCTTACAATGGAATGAACATTGGACAAGAACTTGGTATTACCCcagcaaaagaaacaaaggatatgcAATAG